The Gossypium arboreum isolate Shixiya-1 chromosome 4, ASM2569848v2, whole genome shotgun sequence DNA segment AATCCCCCCCTCTAGAAAAAACTAGGGTTTTCATCTAATGTGATATCACTAAGCTGGTAATATTTCCCTTGATTTGCAGCATCATCAAAAAGCCATTTCTCAAGCAATGAAAGTTGGGGACTAAGATCTGGCTTTGTTTCATCTTGCAAACTAAGGCTTGCCTCAGTTGACATGGATTGTGAGAAATCATCTGAATTTGAAGAATCAAAAGATTCAAACACAAACAATGACTCAAAACCCTCACATATTGGCTTGCTGCACCTTTGATCATTCCCTTCACTAGAATTAGCTGAATCGGTGGTCACCCCAGTAGCCGCCATGTTGTCATATGATTGTTGAGTGACACCAGAGTTTGTTGAAGCAGGCTTTAATGGGTTCTTTCTCATCCACCCTTTTAACAGCTTAGCTATATTCTCTGTGCTTGATGCATACCCTTCTGGTTTGGCATAAGTGTTCCCATGACAAGGTTTCAACTCAGCTAAATCACTTGATTTCTCAGGCGACAATGCATCTGATAAAGCCTGTTTAGCCATATTTATATCAGTCTGCAACTTTCTCTCCCATTGACCTCGTGAAATCTGGTCTGATGCAGCTGATGATGGGAACCCATCTCTGCAATAACCTTCACTTCCATGGAGTTTCTTCAGCTTCTTCTTCAGATGAGTGTTCCAGTAGTTTTTAATGTCATTGTCTGTTCTTTGAGGCAAGTAAGATGCTATTGCAGCCCATCTGCAACAATATTAAAACTCCCCATTATTCATTTCCATCTAAGATTAAAATAAATCAGAGAAAAAAAGATGAATCAATTAATTACCTGTTGCCTAAAAGAGCTTGAAGGTGGATTATCATCTTCTCTTCATGTTCTGTAAAGTTACCCCTTCGAATCCCGGGCCTCAAGTAATTAGTCCATCTAAGCCTGCAACTCTTGCTACATCTGAGCAACCctgggaaataaaaaaaaattcattaataTCTTGAATTTTGATTGCATTCCATTTATGATTTAATCAAAAAGATGAAAAACCTGTATTGGTAGGAACAGCTCTCCAATTCCCAGGACCATGTTCTTGAATATAAGACACCAAGACGATATCTTCTTCAGGAGTCCATGGACCTTTCTTCACACCGACTTTGTCGCAGCAAGGTGGTCTCCCCATTACCAGTTACCTTCTGAAAACCTCAACCAAAGAAACAGATATTCTATAGGAATTTCTGTGGTTAATTGAAGACAAGGGTCTAAGGCAGAGTTTATGACTTTGCAATTGGCATATATAAGAAAAAAATGGGAGAGAGAGGGGTTAAACTTTAAAGAGACCTTTTTTTGCAACTGGGGGTGTATGCAAAGAGTCAAAAGATGACAGCAAGGGGCATTAATTCAATGAAATGGCGAAGTCAGCTGAGCTACGGCGAAGCCAATGCCTCTTCTGCCTCACAAAACCGCGTTGCATTCAATGTGGTTTCTGCTGTACAAAGGAAACCTAGTTATTTctctcctctctctctctctctcccatttttatttatatttttggccAGACTCTGCCATTTTTATTGCTGTATTAAAAAAAAAGTAGTAATAAAGAAAAATAGGTTATGAATAATGGGGTTAATTAAATTACAGTATATGCAAGTCTGCAGATTTAAATTGCCGTTGTAGACTTAGTCTTAGTTACGTGTAATTTTTTATAGCGACGAAAAGTAATTAATTTAACGAATATTCACGATGAACAAAAGTCAAAATTATCAATAAATATTGGAGGTAAATTACATTATAAGAATAATTtaagttcaaattttaaaattttgtaaaaagcAAATA contains these protein-coding regions:
- the LOC108458360 gene encoding myb-related protein 306-like, encoding MGRPPCCDKVGVKKGPWTPEEDIVLVSYIQEHGPGNWRAVPTNTGLLRCSKSCRLRWTNYLRPGIRRGNFTEHEEKMIIHLQALLGNRWAAIASYLPQRTDNDIKNYWNTHLKKKLKKLHGSEGYCRDGFPSSAASDQISRGQWERKLQTDINMAKQALSDALSPEKSSDLAELKPCHGNTYAKPEGYASSTENIAKLLKGWMRKNPLKPASTNSGVTQQSYDNMAATGVTTDSANSSEGNDQRCSKPICEGFESLFVFESFDSSNSDDFSQSMSTEASLSLQDETKPDLSPQLSLLEKWLFDDAANQGKYYQLSDITLDENPSFF